A section of the Rhodobacter sp. genome encodes:
- a CDS encoding phosphate ABC transporter ATP-binding protein → MSAPLKTIRPTAPAQTGDDRANRIQARDVTVHYGPKQAIFDVTIDIPERAVTAFIGPSGCGKSTFLRCFNRMNDTIEGCRVGGTITIDGEDIHDPALDVVELRARVGMVFQKPNPFPKSIYDNIAYGPRIHGLVRGKAETDALVESALQKAGLWKEVADRLDAPGTGLSGGQQQRLCIARAIATGPEVILMDEPCSALDPIATAVVEDLIHELKEHYTIVIVTHSMQQAARVSQKTAFFHLGKLIEYGETEQIFVNPREKQTEAYITGRIG, encoded by the coding sequence ATGAGCGCGCCCCTGAAGACCATCCGCCCCACCGCCCCCGCGCAAACGGGCGACGACCGCGCCAACCGGATCCAGGCGCGCGACGTGACGGTGCATTACGGCCCGAAACAGGCGATCTTCGATGTCACCATCGACATCCCGGAACGCGCGGTCACGGCCTTCATCGGGCCGTCGGGCTGTGGCAAGTCCACCTTTTTGCGCTGCTTCAACCGGATGAACGACACGATCGAGGGGTGCCGCGTCGGCGGCACGATCACCATCGACGGCGAGGACATCCACGACCCCGCGCTGGATGTGGTGGAACTGCGCGCCCGTGTCGGCATGGTGTTCCAGAAACCGAACCCGTTCCCCAAGTCGATTTACGACAACATCGCCTACGGCCCGCGCATCCATGGCCTGGTCCGGGGCAAGGCCGAGACCGACGCGCTGGTCGAGAGCGCGTTGCAGAAGGCGGGCCTGTGGAAAGAAGTCGCGGACCGGCTCGATGCGCCGGGCACGGGGTTGTCGGGCGGCCAGCAGCAGCGGCTGTGCATCGCGCGCGCCATCGCCACCGGACCCGAGGTGATCTTGATGGACGAGCCCTGCTCGGCGCTGGACCCGATCGCGACGGCGGTGGTCGAGGACCTGATCCACGAGTTGAAAGAGCACTACACCATCGTCATCGTCACCCATTCGATGCAACAGGCGGCCCGCGTCAGCCAGAAGACCGCGTTCTTCCACCTGGGCAAGCTGATCGAATATGGCGAGACAGAGCAGATCTTCGTCAACCCGCGTGAAAAGCAGACCGAGGCCTATATCACCGGCCGCATCGGCTGA